One region of Ornithorhynchus anatinus isolate Pmale09 chromosome X5, mOrnAna1.pri.v4, whole genome shotgun sequence genomic DNA includes:
- the CAMTA2 gene encoding calmodulin-binding transcription activator 2 isoform X1 yields the protein MNNKDPTEVAENSHHLKIFLPKKLLECLPRCPLLPPERLRWNTNEEIASYLITFEKHDEWLSSSPKTRPQNGSIILYNRKKVKYRKDGYCWKKRKDGKTTREDHMKLKVQGVECLYGCYVHSSIVPTFHRRCYWLLQNPDIVLVHYLNVPALEDCGKGCGPILCSISSDRREWLKWSREELVGQLKPMFHGIKWTCGSGNGAAEFSVEQLVQQILDTHQAKPPPRTHACLCSGGLGAPGSLPHKCSSTKHRIISPKVEPRALVPPDPPPAPPAPPLEPLEPPKADASPSSSSSSSSSSSSSSSSSGFAEAPEVTPSPPAPLGGRSRSRGAPPALLLVTGREQPPGGLTPSQHLAPQAELGPALGLALVLGPEPPAAPGPPSPAFDPDRFLNSPRRGQTYGGGRGVSPDFPEAEAARAPPCPALEPAAALEPGVPGRGSPPPGALRGNRFFIRDDDDGDGTGTEPPGETPAPEAPPAPTPMDTAGRRGAEGLFGGPAAAGELPLEPFGLTFPDLMGEIIGEDPAGPQAPPPAGPPMPLGAITDFSPEWSYPEGGVKVLITGPWTEASERYSCIFDQIPVPALLIQPGVLRCYCPAHEAGLVSLQVAGEGGPLSASVLFEYRARRFLALPSTQLDWLSLDDNQFRMSILERLEQMEKRMAEMAAAGQPPPRGPEPPHGQGGGGDSGARFEARIVALVEQMIPRAGWRQRWAERLAHGGPFRGMSLLHLAAAQGYARLIETLSQWRSAEAESLDLEQEVDPLNVDHFSCTPLMWACALGHLEAAVLLFRWNRRALTIPDSLGRLPLAVAQARGHVRLARCLEELQRLDAPPDPAPSPPSASPDTGLSSVSSPSDSSDVSVSVTSAYSSAPEGSPPPPSIEVAMEVTELSHPPPPREPEAPALLMDFEASSPGGPPSPPPRPPPLGTQLLDFGTGPGGGGYLQAVDVIQVDMISLAKQIIEATPERIKQEDFVGDSEAGGLLRERPGAMGLSETMSWLASYLDNVDQLPSLAQHSELPFERGRLAVPPAPSWAEFLGASANGKMESDFALLTLSDHEQRELYEAARVIQTAFRKYKGRRLKEQQEMAAAVIQRCYRKYKQLTWIALKFALYKKMTQAAILIQSKFRSYYEQKRFQQSRRAAVLIQQHYRSYRRRPPALPPRNKGSFLTKKQDQAARKIMHFLRRCRHRMKELKQSRELEGLPPPGLTT from the exons ATGAATAACAAGGACCCAACCGAGGTCGCCG agaacaGCCACCACCTGAAGATCTTCCTGCCCAAAAAACTGCTGGAGTGTCTCCCCCGCTGCCCCCTGTTGCCCCCAGAGAGGCTCCGGTGGAACACCAATGAG gaGATCGCCTCCTACCTGATCACCTTCGAGAAGCATGATGAGTGGCTGTCCTCCTCCCCCAAGACCAG gccccagaaTGGCTCCATCATCCTCTACAACCGCAAGAAGGTGAAGTATCGGAAAGATGGCTACTGCTGGAAGAAGCGGAAGGATGGGAAGACCACCCGCGAGGACCACATGAAGCTTAAGGTGCAGGGCGTGGAG tgccTCTACGGCTGCTACGTTCATTCTTCCATCGTCCCCACATTCCATCGGCGCTGCTACTGGCTGCTGCAG AACCCCGACATCGTCCTGGTTCACTACTTGAATGTCCCAGCCCTGGAGGATTGTGGTAAAGGCTGCGGCCCCATCCTGTGCTCCATCAGCAGTGACCGGCGCGAGTGGCTCAAATGGTCCCGGGAAGAGCTCGTGGGCCAGCTGAAGCCCATGT TCCACGGGATCAAGTGGACCTGCGGCAGCGGGAACGGGGCGGCGGAGTTCTCGGTGGAACAGTTGGTGCAGCAGATACTGGACACCCACCAGGCCAAACCCCCGCCACGGACTCACGCCTGCCTGTGCAGCGGTGGTCTGG GAGCCCCCGGGAGCCTCCCCCACAAATGCAGCAGCACCAAGCACCGTATCATCTCCCCCAAAGTGGAGCCCCGAGCCCTGGTCCCCCCGGACCCTccgccggcgccccccgccccgcccctggaGCCCCTGGAGCCCCCGAAGGCCGacgcctccccttcctcctcgtcgtcctcttcctcctcgtcctcctcgtcctcgtcctcctcggggTTTGCCGAGGCCCCCGAGgtgacccccagccccccggcccccctgggTGGGAGGTCTCGGAGCCGGGGAGCCCCACCCGCCTTGCTCCTGGTGACGGGTCGGGAGCAGCCCCCCGGCGGGCTGACCCCCAGCCAGCACCTGGCCCCGCAGGCCGAGCTGGGCCCGGCCCTGGGCCTGGCCCTGGTCCTGGGGCCCgagccccccgcggcccccggccccccgagcccGGCCTTCGACCCCGACCGCTTCCTGAACAGCCCACGCCGGGGCCAGACctacggaggggggcggggcgtgaGCCCGGACTTCCCGGAAGCCGAGGCGGCCCGGGCGCCCCCCTGCCCGGCGCTGGAGCCCGCCGCCGCCCTGGAGCCGGGAGTCCCTGGGCGGGGCAGCCCCCCGCCCGGTGCCCTCCGGGGGAACCGCTTCTTCATccgggacgacgacgacggggacgggacggggacggagcccccgggggagacccccgcccccgaggccccgccggcccccacgCCCATGGACACGGCCGGCCGGCGGGGAGCGGAGGGGCTGTTTGGGGGGCCCGCGGCGGCCGGCGAGCTGCCCCTGGAGCCCTTCGGGCTGACCTTCCCGGACCTGATGGGCGAGATCATCGGCGAGGACCCCGCCGggccccaggccccaccccccgccggaccccccaTGCCCCTCGGGGCCATCACCGACTTCTCGCCGGAGTGGTCCTACCCGGAG GGTGGGGTGAAGGTGTTGATCACGGGTCCCTGGACGGAGGCCTCGGAACGCTACTCCTGCATCTTCGACCAGATCCCCGTGCCTGCCTTGCTCATCCAGCCTGGGGTCCTGCGCTGCTACTGTCCCG CGCATGAGGCGGGGCTGGTGTCCCTGCAGGTAGCCGGGGAGGGCGGGCCGCTCTCCGCCTCGGTCCTCTTTGAGTACCGAGCTCGCCGCTTCCTGGCACTGCCGAGTACCCAGCTGGACTGGCTGTCCCTAGATG aTAACCAGTTCCGTATGTCGATCCTGGAGCGGCTGgagcagatggagaagaggatggCGGAGATGGCGGCCGCCGGGCAGCCCCCTCCTCGGGGGCCCGAGCCCCCCCACGGGCAG GGCGGTGGCGGTGACTCGGGGGCCAGGTTCGAGGCCCGCATCGTGGCCCTCGTGGAGCAGATGATCCCCCGGGCGGGCTGGCGGCAGCGGTGGGCGGAGCGCCTGGCCCACGGGGGCCCTTTCCGTGGCATGAGCCTGCTGCACCTGGCGGCCGCCCAGGGCTACGCCCGCCTCATCGAGACCCTCAGCCAGTGGCG GAGTGCCGAGGCCGAGAGCCTGGACCTGGAGCAGGAAGTTGACCCGCTCAACGTGGACCACTTCTCCTGTACCCCactg ATGTGGGCCTGCGCCCTGGGCCACCTGGAGGCGGCCGTGCTCCTCTTCCGCTGGAACCGGCGGGCCCTGACCATCCCCGACTCCCTGGGCCGCCTGCCCCTGGCCGTGGCACAGGCCCGGGGCCACGTGCGCCTGGCCCGCTGCCTGGAGGAGCTGCAGCGCCTCGACGCCCCtccggaccccgccccctccccgccctcggccAGCCCCGACACCG GGTTGAGCAGCGTCTCCTCCCCCTCGGACTCGTCGGACGTCTCCGTTTCCGTCACTTCGGCTTACTCCAGCGCCCCCGaaggcagccccccgcccccctccatcgAAGTGGCCATGGAGGTGACCGAACTGagccacccaccccctcctcggGAGCCCGAGGCCCCCGCCCTGCTCATGGACTTCGAGGCCAGCAGCCCCGggggacctccctcccccccaccacggccccctcccctgggaACTCAGCTCCTGGACTTCGGAACTGGGCCCGGTGGGGGCGGCTACCTTCAAGCTGTGGATGTGATCCAG GTGGACATGATCTCCCTGGCCAAGCAGATCATTGAGGCGACCCCGGAACGCATCAAGCAGGAGGACTTCGTGGGGGACTCCGAGGCCGGGGGGCTGCTGCGGGAACGGCCCGGGGCCATGGGGCTCAGCGAGACCATGTCGTGGCTGGCCAGCTACCTGGACAACGTGGACCAGctgcccagcctggcccagcaCAG CGAGCTGCCCTTCGAGCGGGGGCGCCTGGCAGTGCCACCCGCCCCTTCCTGGGCCGAGTTCCTCGGGGCCTCGGCCAACGGCAAGATGGAGAGCGACTTCGCGCTGCTGACCCTGTCGGATCACGAGCAGAGGGAGCTGTACGAGGCCGCCCGGGTCATCCAGACGGCCTTCCGGAAGTACAAG GGCCGGCGCCTCAAGGAGCAGCAGGAGATGGCGGCCGCCGTCATCCAGAGGTGCTACCGGAAATACAAGCAG CTGACGTGGATCGCCCTCAAG tTTGCTCTCTACAAGAAGATGACCCAGGCCGCCATCCTGATCCAGAGCAAGTTCCGCAGCTACTACGAGCAGAAGCGCTTCCAGCAGAGCCGCCGGGCGGCCGTCCTCATCCAGCAGCACTACCGCTCCTACCGCCGAcggccccctgccctgcccccgcgCAACAA GGGCTCCTTCCTCACCAAGAAACAGGACCAGGCAGCTCGCAAGATCATGCACTTCCTCCGGCGCTGCCGGCACAG GATGAAGGAGCTGAAGCAGAGCCGGGAGCTGGagggcctccccccgcccggctTGACCACCTGA
- the CAMTA2 gene encoding calmodulin-binding transcription activator 2 isoform X2 codes for MNNKDPTEVAENSHHLKIFLPKKLLECLPRCPLLPPERLRWNTNEEIASYLITFEKHDEWLSSSPKTRPQNGSIILYNRKKVKYRKDGYCWKKRKDGKTTREDHMKLKVQGVECLYGCYVHSSIVPTFHRRCYWLLQNPDIVLVHYLNVPALEDCGKGCGPILCSISSDRREWLKWSREELVGQLKPMFHGIKWTCGSGNGAAEFSVEQLVQQILDTHQAKPPPRTHACLCSGGLGAPGSLPHKCSSTKHRIISPKVEPRALVPPDPPPAPPAPPLEPLEPPKADASPSSSSSSSSSSSSSSSSSGFAEAPEVTPSPPAPLGGRSRSRGAPPALLLVTGREQPPGGLTPSQHLAPQAELGPALGLALVLGPEPPAAPGPPSPAFDPDRFLNSPRRGQTYGGGRGVSPDFPEAEAARAPPCPALEPAAALEPGVPGRGSPPPGALRGNRFFIRDDDDGDGTGTEPPGETPAPEAPPAPTPMDTAGRRGAEGLFGGPAAAGELPLEPFGLTFPDLMGEIIGEDPAGPQAPPPAGPPMPLGAITDFSPEWSYPEGGVKVLITGPWTEASERYSCIFDQIPVPALLIQPGVLRCYCPAHEAGLVSLQVAGEGGPLSASVLFEYRARRFLALPSTQLDWLSLDDNQFRMSILERLEQMEKRMAEMAAAGQPPPRGPEPPHGQGGGGDSGARFEARIVALVEQMIPRAGWRQRWAERLAHGGPFRGMSLLHLAAAQGYARLIETLSQWRSAEAESLDLEQEVDPLNVDHFSCTPLMWACALGHLEAAVLLFRWNRRALTIPDSLGRLPLAVAQARGHVRLARCLEELQRLDAPPDPAPSPPSASPDTGLSSVSSPSDSSDVSVSVTSAYSSAPEGSPPPPSIEVAMEVTELSHPPPPREPEAPALLMDFEASSPGGPPSPPPRPPPLGTQLLDFGTGPGGGGYLQAVDVIQVDMISLAKQIIEATPERIKQEDFVGDSEAGGLLRERPGAMGLSETMSWLASYLDNVDQLPSLAQHSELPFERGRLAVPPAPSWAEFLGASANGKMESDFALLTLSDHEQRELYEAARVIQTAFRKYKGRRLKEQQEMAAAVIQRCYRKYKQFALYKKMTQAAILIQSKFRSYYEQKRFQQSRRAAVLIQQHYRSYRRRPPALPPRNKGSFLTKKQDQAARKIMHFLRRCRHRMKELKQSRELEGLPPPGLTT; via the exons ATGAATAACAAGGACCCAACCGAGGTCGCCG agaacaGCCACCACCTGAAGATCTTCCTGCCCAAAAAACTGCTGGAGTGTCTCCCCCGCTGCCCCCTGTTGCCCCCAGAGAGGCTCCGGTGGAACACCAATGAG gaGATCGCCTCCTACCTGATCACCTTCGAGAAGCATGATGAGTGGCTGTCCTCCTCCCCCAAGACCAG gccccagaaTGGCTCCATCATCCTCTACAACCGCAAGAAGGTGAAGTATCGGAAAGATGGCTACTGCTGGAAGAAGCGGAAGGATGGGAAGACCACCCGCGAGGACCACATGAAGCTTAAGGTGCAGGGCGTGGAG tgccTCTACGGCTGCTACGTTCATTCTTCCATCGTCCCCACATTCCATCGGCGCTGCTACTGGCTGCTGCAG AACCCCGACATCGTCCTGGTTCACTACTTGAATGTCCCAGCCCTGGAGGATTGTGGTAAAGGCTGCGGCCCCATCCTGTGCTCCATCAGCAGTGACCGGCGCGAGTGGCTCAAATGGTCCCGGGAAGAGCTCGTGGGCCAGCTGAAGCCCATGT TCCACGGGATCAAGTGGACCTGCGGCAGCGGGAACGGGGCGGCGGAGTTCTCGGTGGAACAGTTGGTGCAGCAGATACTGGACACCCACCAGGCCAAACCCCCGCCACGGACTCACGCCTGCCTGTGCAGCGGTGGTCTGG GAGCCCCCGGGAGCCTCCCCCACAAATGCAGCAGCACCAAGCACCGTATCATCTCCCCCAAAGTGGAGCCCCGAGCCCTGGTCCCCCCGGACCCTccgccggcgccccccgccccgcccctggaGCCCCTGGAGCCCCCGAAGGCCGacgcctccccttcctcctcgtcgtcctcttcctcctcgtcctcctcgtcctcgtcctcctcggggTTTGCCGAGGCCCCCGAGgtgacccccagccccccggcccccctgggTGGGAGGTCTCGGAGCCGGGGAGCCCCACCCGCCTTGCTCCTGGTGACGGGTCGGGAGCAGCCCCCCGGCGGGCTGACCCCCAGCCAGCACCTGGCCCCGCAGGCCGAGCTGGGCCCGGCCCTGGGCCTGGCCCTGGTCCTGGGGCCCgagccccccgcggcccccggccccccgagcccGGCCTTCGACCCCGACCGCTTCCTGAACAGCCCACGCCGGGGCCAGACctacggaggggggcggggcgtgaGCCCGGACTTCCCGGAAGCCGAGGCGGCCCGGGCGCCCCCCTGCCCGGCGCTGGAGCCCGCCGCCGCCCTGGAGCCGGGAGTCCCTGGGCGGGGCAGCCCCCCGCCCGGTGCCCTCCGGGGGAACCGCTTCTTCATccgggacgacgacgacggggacgggacggggacggagcccccgggggagacccccgcccccgaggccccgccggcccccacgCCCATGGACACGGCCGGCCGGCGGGGAGCGGAGGGGCTGTTTGGGGGGCCCGCGGCGGCCGGCGAGCTGCCCCTGGAGCCCTTCGGGCTGACCTTCCCGGACCTGATGGGCGAGATCATCGGCGAGGACCCCGCCGggccccaggccccaccccccgccggaccccccaTGCCCCTCGGGGCCATCACCGACTTCTCGCCGGAGTGGTCCTACCCGGAG GGTGGGGTGAAGGTGTTGATCACGGGTCCCTGGACGGAGGCCTCGGAACGCTACTCCTGCATCTTCGACCAGATCCCCGTGCCTGCCTTGCTCATCCAGCCTGGGGTCCTGCGCTGCTACTGTCCCG CGCATGAGGCGGGGCTGGTGTCCCTGCAGGTAGCCGGGGAGGGCGGGCCGCTCTCCGCCTCGGTCCTCTTTGAGTACCGAGCTCGCCGCTTCCTGGCACTGCCGAGTACCCAGCTGGACTGGCTGTCCCTAGATG aTAACCAGTTCCGTATGTCGATCCTGGAGCGGCTGgagcagatggagaagaggatggCGGAGATGGCGGCCGCCGGGCAGCCCCCTCCTCGGGGGCCCGAGCCCCCCCACGGGCAG GGCGGTGGCGGTGACTCGGGGGCCAGGTTCGAGGCCCGCATCGTGGCCCTCGTGGAGCAGATGATCCCCCGGGCGGGCTGGCGGCAGCGGTGGGCGGAGCGCCTGGCCCACGGGGGCCCTTTCCGTGGCATGAGCCTGCTGCACCTGGCGGCCGCCCAGGGCTACGCCCGCCTCATCGAGACCCTCAGCCAGTGGCG GAGTGCCGAGGCCGAGAGCCTGGACCTGGAGCAGGAAGTTGACCCGCTCAACGTGGACCACTTCTCCTGTACCCCactg ATGTGGGCCTGCGCCCTGGGCCACCTGGAGGCGGCCGTGCTCCTCTTCCGCTGGAACCGGCGGGCCCTGACCATCCCCGACTCCCTGGGCCGCCTGCCCCTGGCCGTGGCACAGGCCCGGGGCCACGTGCGCCTGGCCCGCTGCCTGGAGGAGCTGCAGCGCCTCGACGCCCCtccggaccccgccccctccccgccctcggccAGCCCCGACACCG GGTTGAGCAGCGTCTCCTCCCCCTCGGACTCGTCGGACGTCTCCGTTTCCGTCACTTCGGCTTACTCCAGCGCCCCCGaaggcagccccccgcccccctccatcgAAGTGGCCATGGAGGTGACCGAACTGagccacccaccccctcctcggGAGCCCGAGGCCCCCGCCCTGCTCATGGACTTCGAGGCCAGCAGCCCCGggggacctccctcccccccaccacggccccctcccctgggaACTCAGCTCCTGGACTTCGGAACTGGGCCCGGTGGGGGCGGCTACCTTCAAGCTGTGGATGTGATCCAG GTGGACATGATCTCCCTGGCCAAGCAGATCATTGAGGCGACCCCGGAACGCATCAAGCAGGAGGACTTCGTGGGGGACTCCGAGGCCGGGGGGCTGCTGCGGGAACGGCCCGGGGCCATGGGGCTCAGCGAGACCATGTCGTGGCTGGCCAGCTACCTGGACAACGTGGACCAGctgcccagcctggcccagcaCAG CGAGCTGCCCTTCGAGCGGGGGCGCCTGGCAGTGCCACCCGCCCCTTCCTGGGCCGAGTTCCTCGGGGCCTCGGCCAACGGCAAGATGGAGAGCGACTTCGCGCTGCTGACCCTGTCGGATCACGAGCAGAGGGAGCTGTACGAGGCCGCCCGGGTCATCCAGACGGCCTTCCGGAAGTACAAG GGCCGGCGCCTCAAGGAGCAGCAGGAGATGGCGGCCGCCGTCATCCAGAGGTGCTACCGGAAATACAAGCAG tTTGCTCTCTACAAGAAGATGACCCAGGCCGCCATCCTGATCCAGAGCAAGTTCCGCAGCTACTACGAGCAGAAGCGCTTCCAGCAGAGCCGCCGGGCGGCCGTCCTCATCCAGCAGCACTACCGCTCCTACCGCCGAcggccccctgccctgcccccgcgCAACAA GGGCTCCTTCCTCACCAAGAAACAGGACCAGGCAGCTCGCAAGATCATGCACTTCCTCCGGCGCTGCCGGCACAG GATGAAGGAGCTGAAGCAGAGCCGGGAGCTGGagggcctccccccgcccggctTGACCACCTGA